In one window of Nakamurella sp. PAMC28650 DNA:
- a CDS encoding HNH endonuclease signature motif containing protein — protein sequence MEDQHVDDAAELELIRARLCAAAGQMAAAQCWWLDLVAECDERGAWFGYGVRDCAHWIAHSCSMSPGTAREHVRVARALRGMPLFHAEFAAGRLSYSKVREATRIADQVEESILLSLAKTCTASQFERTVRGFRRTGSARVEQEKRRKARWFTDDDGMVVLTARLPSEEGAILIAALKIAMDQPSVTRGDAGAGEPEPDPTMSAWAELNGINDPGRDHAPPVGPDPPPAPDPTVSCADALLQVAQVFLANSSADLSGEDRHLVVVHVDARLLADDHPATDDPDPVVADPTDSSAVPASGACRIAGVGGISPGTAARLACDAVVVAMLRGPGGAVLALGRKRRLVSAHQRRVLMVRDGGCQFTGCVRTTHLEAHHIRSWAAGGKTDLENMILLCRLHHMAIHDAGFSIAQAAEFRAATPHWIFADPSGRPLDAPPLPCDPDYPTAFPLSRELDHITRWTDAQAEHIRPGWRGEPVHITNIVAVLQDNPGDGSRAA from the coding sequence ATGGAGGACCAACACGTCGACGATGCAGCAGAGTTGGAGCTGATTCGGGCAAGACTGTGTGCGGCAGCCGGTCAGATGGCGGCGGCACAGTGCTGGTGGCTCGATCTCGTCGCCGAGTGCGACGAGCGCGGGGCGTGGTTCGGATACGGGGTGCGGGACTGCGCCCACTGGATCGCACACTCCTGCTCGATGTCACCGGGGACCGCCCGCGAGCACGTCCGGGTCGCCAGAGCCCTGCGGGGGATGCCGCTGTTCCACGCCGAGTTCGCGGCCGGCAGGTTGTCCTACTCCAAGGTCCGGGAGGCGACCCGGATCGCCGATCAGGTGGAGGAGTCGATCCTGTTGTCGCTGGCCAAGACCTGTACGGCGTCCCAGTTCGAGCGGACCGTCCGGGGGTTCCGCCGTACCGGCAGTGCTCGGGTGGAGCAGGAGAAGCGCCGGAAGGCCAGGTGGTTCACCGACGACGACGGAATGGTCGTCCTGACGGCGAGGCTCCCGTCCGAGGAGGGGGCGATCCTGATCGCCGCGCTGAAGATCGCGATGGACCAGCCCTCCGTCACTCGCGGTGATGCCGGCGCCGGCGAACCAGAGCCCGACCCGACGATGTCGGCCTGGGCCGAACTGAACGGGATCAATGATCCGGGCCGTGATCACGCCCCTCCGGTGGGACCTGACCCGCCACCGGCGCCGGATCCCACGGTCAGCTGCGCGGATGCGCTCCTGCAGGTGGCACAGGTATTTCTGGCCAACAGCAGCGCCGACCTGTCCGGTGAGGACCGTCATCTGGTCGTCGTGCACGTCGATGCCCGACTCCTGGCCGACGACCACCCGGCCACGGACGACCCGGACCCGGTCGTGGCCGATCCGACGGACAGCAGCGCGGTGCCGGCCAGTGGCGCCTGCCGGATCGCGGGGGTCGGCGGCATCTCGCCCGGCACGGCCGCGCGTCTGGCCTGCGACGCAGTCGTCGTGGCGATGCTCAGAGGACCCGGCGGCGCCGTGTTGGCCCTTGGACGGAAGAGACGATTGGTGTCAGCGCATCAGCGCAGGGTCCTGATGGTTCGTGATGGTGGCTGCCAGTTCACCGGGTGTGTCCGTACCACCCATCTCGAGGCTCACCACATCCGCTCCTGGGCGGCCGGCGGGAAGACCGATCTGGAAAACATGATCCTGCTCTGCCGTCTGCACCACATGGCCATCCACGATGCCGGGTTCAGCATCGCGCAGGCCGCCGAATTCAGGGCCGCCACGCCTCACTGGATCTTCGCGGACCCGTCCGGCCGCCCTCTCGACGCCCCGCCCCTTCCATGCGACCCCGACTACCCCACTGCATTCCCGCTGTCCCGCGAGCTCGACCACATCACGAGATGGACGGACGCCCAGGCCGAGCACATCCGGCCCGGGTGGCGGGGCGAACCTGTCCACATCACCAACATCGTGGCCGTCCTCCAGGACAACCCCGGGGACGGTTCGCGCGCCGCGTGA
- a CDS encoding DNA-3-methyladenine glycosylase: MADIEAVHESERDVDLASTVGPLRHGPADPCHQSGQDGSIWRTSRMITGPVTYRLSQLDPHRIRCQAWGPGASELAAGLGDLLGERDDSSTFAPEHFKLVEAHRRHRGLRVPRSGRVMESLVPAILEQKVTGREAFRAWRVLVTQHGSVAPGPAPAVMRIPPTAEQWRLVPSWDFHRAGVDPKRSRTVVTAARSADALERCVDLSTDAARRRLMSVAGIGEWTAAEVGQRALGDADALSVGDYHLSGVIGWTLLGRPIDDAEMVEYLEPLRPHRHRVIRLLEVSGQAFKPRFGPRITIQDHRAH, from the coding sequence GTGGCGGACATCGAGGCGGTGCACGAGTCGGAGCGCGACGTCGACCTCGCATCGACCGTCGGCCCGCTGCGTCACGGCCCCGCTGATCCGTGCCACCAGAGTGGCCAGGACGGCTCGATCTGGCGGACGTCTAGGATGATCACCGGCCCGGTGACCTATCGGCTGAGCCAGTTGGACCCCCACCGGATCCGTTGCCAGGCATGGGGTCCCGGCGCCTCGGAGCTGGCTGCGGGACTCGGTGACCTGCTCGGAGAGCGGGACGACAGCTCGACCTTCGCGCCGGAACATTTCAAACTCGTCGAGGCCCACCGCCGGCATCGGGGTTTGCGGGTACCGCGCTCCGGACGGGTGATGGAGTCACTGGTGCCGGCGATCCTCGAGCAGAAGGTCACCGGAAGGGAGGCGTTCCGGGCCTGGCGCGTGCTGGTCACCCAGCACGGATCGGTGGCACCCGGGCCGGCTCCGGCCGTCATGCGGATACCGCCGACCGCCGAGCAATGGCGTTTGGTGCCGTCCTGGGATTTCCATCGTGCCGGCGTCGACCCGAAACGATCCAGGACGGTCGTCACGGCGGCCAGATCGGCCGATGCCCTGGAACGTTGCGTCGATCTGAGCACGGACGCGGCCCGGCGACGGTTGATGTCGGTGGCCGGTATCGGTGAGTGGACCGCCGCCGAGGTCGGCCAGCGCGCGCTGGGCGACGCCGACGCGCTCTCGGTCGGCGACTACCACCTGTCCGGTGTCATCGGTTGGACCCTGCTCGGACGACCGATCGACGACGCGGAGATGGTCGAGTACCTGGAACCACTCCGGCCGCATCGGCATCGGGTGATCCGACTCCTGGAGGTCAGCGGCCAGGCGTTCAAACCACGTTTCGGCCCGCGGATCACCATTCAGGACCACCGCGCGCACTAG
- the recC gene encoding exodeoxyribonuclease V subunit gamma codes for MTLFVHRAERSDALASALAELLADPLPDPFAHEVVAVPARGVERWLTQQLSHRLGQRDGRQDGICAGVRFPSPTALVNEVVNGPARHADPWSSDALVWPLLEVIDECAGQPWCSTLGRHLGVGSPADEQHHRAGRRYSVARRLAGLFDSYAVNRPAMLADWAAGRDTNGAKEMLPPDLSWQAELWRRVAVRIGSGDPVQRRGLAVAALRADPGGIALPQRLSLFGPTRLPKSQLDVLGALAEQRDVHLWLPHPSPALWDRLHGRRFRGARRTDPTVTEAVHPLLASLGRDARELQLTLETVEHEDLHHDLPPLPSTLLGQLQANIRLDRAGTRGRISTDDRSVQVHACHGAARQVDVLREVLVGLLADDATLEPRDVLVLCPDIEVYAPLIAAAFGLADVVPEAKAHPAHRLRVRLADRALTRTNPLLSTLAGLLQLSDGRVSASEVLDLASWPPVRRRFGFDDDALDQLARWVAQSGVRWGLDAPHRGAFGLQRFPQNTWRTGLDRILLGVAMADEDQNRLGLALPLDDVGSGDVELVGKLAELLDRLQVALDGMVGTHSLEHWLDTLVEAIDSLTDVPPDDGWQQAEVRRELGDVAEAAAQRVSVTELTLSDIRALLRGRLGGRPTRANFRTGTLTVCTMVPMRSVPHRVVCLLGLDDGVFPRNPRPDGDDILAREPAVGERDARGEDRQLMLDAILAATEHLVITYTGADERTGAARPPAVPLGELIDALDETALAADGSAVRGQIVTRHPLQPFDARNVIPGALGTRGPFSYDLVALQGACAAAGPRHDPPPFLSGPLPARAEPDVDLSDLIALLVHPARGFLRQRLDVGTRFEDQEPSDSLTVELDNLQQWAVGDRLLRDRLTGVEDAACRQAEWRRGVLPPGPLGQATLDLLLDEVSPLVERTAALMSPERRTVDVSVPLSAGRELRGTVAGVHGTAVVSIGYSKLGPKPQLSVWISLLALAAAHPGRPWTAVAVGRGEPGRPRSATFGPIDQRTARTYLTQLVDLYDQGLREPLPLPLKTSVAYAGAIVKSEGEDQALFQARRAWTSGKFPGEDDDAPHTVIWGHRAPFDEVFGVPPARLSALSVQLWGPLLRHRRMVAL; via the coding sequence ATGACGTTGTTCGTGCACCGGGCCGAGCGGTCGGACGCACTGGCATCCGCCCTGGCCGAACTGCTGGCCGACCCGCTTCCGGATCCCTTCGCACACGAGGTCGTCGCGGTGCCGGCGCGTGGTGTCGAGCGATGGCTCACCCAGCAGCTCTCCCATCGGTTGGGTCAGCGTGACGGACGTCAGGACGGGATCTGCGCCGGCGTCCGTTTCCCCTCACCGACCGCACTGGTCAACGAGGTCGTCAACGGCCCCGCACGACATGCCGACCCGTGGTCATCGGATGCGCTGGTCTGGCCACTGCTCGAGGTGATCGACGAGTGCGCCGGCCAGCCGTGGTGCTCGACCCTCGGTCGCCACCTCGGCGTCGGGTCCCCCGCGGACGAGCAACACCACCGGGCCGGTCGGCGCTATTCCGTCGCCCGCCGGCTGGCCGGGCTGTTCGACAGCTACGCCGTCAATCGCCCGGCGATGCTGGCCGACTGGGCCGCCGGCCGGGACACGAACGGCGCCAAGGAGATGCTGCCGCCCGACCTGAGCTGGCAGGCCGAGCTGTGGCGCCGGGTGGCCGTGCGCATCGGGTCCGGTGATCCGGTGCAGCGCCGCGGGCTGGCCGTCGCCGCGCTGAGAGCCGACCCGGGAGGTATCGCCCTCCCGCAACGGCTCTCACTGTTCGGGCCGACGCGTTTGCCGAAGAGTCAGCTGGACGTCCTCGGCGCGCTGGCCGAGCAGCGCGACGTGCATCTCTGGCTACCGCATCCTTCCCCTGCTCTCTGGGATCGTCTGCACGGCAGGCGTTTCAGGGGTGCGCGGCGGACCGACCCGACGGTGACGGAGGCCGTCCACCCGCTGCTGGCCTCCCTCGGACGTGACGCTCGCGAGCTGCAGCTGACCTTGGAGACGGTGGAGCACGAGGATCTGCACCACGACCTGCCACCGCTGCCGTCCACCCTGCTGGGGCAGCTGCAAGCCAACATCCGGCTGGACCGGGCGGGTACTCGGGGCAGGATCAGCACCGACGACCGCAGCGTGCAGGTGCACGCATGCCATGGTGCGGCCCGTCAGGTCGACGTACTGCGGGAGGTGCTGGTCGGCCTGCTCGCGGACGACGCAACGCTGGAGCCACGGGACGTATTGGTGTTGTGCCCGGACATCGAGGTCTACGCACCGTTGATCGCCGCCGCGTTCGGGTTGGCCGACGTGGTTCCCGAGGCGAAAGCCCATCCGGCGCATCGACTTCGCGTGCGGTTGGCCGATCGGGCCCTGACCCGGACCAATCCCTTGCTCTCGACCCTGGCCGGGCTGTTGCAACTTTCCGACGGCCGGGTCAGTGCCTCCGAGGTACTGGACCTGGCGAGTTGGCCGCCCGTTCGCCGCAGGTTCGGCTTCGACGACGACGCTCTCGACCAGTTGGCCAGATGGGTGGCGCAGTCCGGGGTTCGGTGGGGCCTGGATGCCCCGCATCGCGGGGCCTTCGGTCTGCAACGGTTCCCGCAGAACACCTGGCGCACCGGTCTGGACCGCATCCTGCTGGGCGTCGCGATGGCCGACGAGGACCAGAATCGGCTCGGTCTGGCGCTCCCGCTGGATGATGTGGGCAGCGGCGACGTCGAACTTGTCGGCAAGCTCGCCGAACTGCTGGACCGGCTGCAGGTCGCGCTCGACGGGATGGTCGGCACCCACTCGCTGGAGCACTGGCTGGACACCCTGGTCGAGGCGATCGACAGCCTGACCGATGTGCCGCCCGACGACGGCTGGCAGCAGGCCGAGGTCCGAAGAGAGCTGGGTGATGTGGCCGAGGCTGCCGCGCAACGGGTCTCGGTCACCGAGCTGACCCTGTCCGACATCAGGGCGCTGCTGCGGGGACGACTGGGTGGGCGTCCGACCAGGGCGAACTTCCGGACCGGCACGCTGACGGTCTGCACCATGGTGCCGATGCGCTCTGTGCCGCACCGGGTGGTCTGCCTACTGGGTCTGGACGACGGGGTCTTCCCCCGCAATCCGAGACCGGACGGTGACGACATCCTGGCCAGGGAGCCGGCCGTCGGCGAGCGCGACGCGCGCGGTGAGGACCGTCAACTGATGCTCGACGCGATCCTGGCGGCGACCGAGCATCTGGTGATCACCTACACGGGCGCCGACGAGCGCACCGGTGCAGCCCGACCACCGGCCGTCCCGCTCGGTGAACTCATCGATGCTCTGGACGAAACAGCCCTCGCAGCAGATGGTTCGGCAGTGCGCGGGCAAATTGTGACTCGACATCCGCTGCAGCCCTTCGACGCTCGGAACGTCATTCCCGGGGCACTCGGAACGCGAGGACCTTTCAGCTACGATCTCGTCGCCCTCCAGGGAGCTTGCGCGGCCGCCGGTCCGCGTCACGACCCCCCACCCTTCCTGTCCGGTCCACTCCCGGCGCGGGCCGAACCGGACGTCGATCTGTCCGACCTCATTGCGCTGCTGGTGCACCCGGCGCGTGGGTTCCTGCGCCAGAGACTGGATGTGGGTACCCGGTTCGAGGATCAGGAGCCCTCCGACAGCCTCACCGTCGAGCTGGACAACCTGCAGCAGTGGGCCGTGGGCGACCGGCTTCTGCGCGATCGGCTGACCGGTGTCGAAGATGCGGCCTGCCGCCAGGCGGAGTGGCGTCGCGGTGTGCTGCCGCCCGGTCCGCTGGGCCAGGCGACGCTAGATCTGCTGCTGGACGAGGTCTCACCGCTGGTCGAGCGGACGGCGGCCCTGATGTCTCCGGAGCGGCGCACGGTGGACGTCTCCGTTCCGTTGTCGGCCGGACGTGAACTGCGCGGCACGGTGGCCGGAGTGCACGGCACCGCTGTGGTCTCCATCGGCTACAGCAAGCTGGGACCGAAACCCCAGTTGTCGGTGTGGATCTCGCTGCTGGCCCTGGCTGCGGCGCACCCGGGGCGACCATGGACCGCGGTGGCCGTCGGGCGTGGTGAGCCGGGGCGTCCGCGCAGCGCGACCTTCGGACCGATCGACCAGAGGACGGCCAGGACGTACCTGACCCAACTCGTGGACCTCTACGACCAGGGCCTGCGCGAGCCACTTCCGTTGCCGCTGAAGACCTCTGTCGCCTATGCCGGCGCCATCGTGAAATCGGAGGGCGAGGACCAGGCCCTGTTCCAGGCACGTCGGGCCTGGACCAGCGGCAAGTTTCCCGGCGAGGACGACGACGCGCCGCACACGGTGATCTGGGGCCATCGGGCTCCGTTCGACGAGGTGTTCGGGGTACCGCCGGCCCGACTGTCGGCACTGTCGGTGCAGCTGTGGGGACCACTGCTGCGCCATCGTCGGATGGTGGCCCTGTGA
- a CDS encoding UvrD-helicase domain-containing protein produces MNLLEPRPFDIRDPLPTGTTVLEASAGTGKTYTVGALVTRYVAEGRATLEELLVVTFGRAASQELRERVREQLVAAERALADPDTARIDSNDLIVLLAEADGPEVALRRQRLRRALADFDAATIATTHQFCQQVLTGLGVAGDSEPGATLVEDLDDLVVEVVDDLYVRRFGAAGAEAPQIDRAMALELGRRAVGDPGARLEPAAEPADSLSALRFRFAGAVRAEVDRRKRQRGLLGYDDLLSRLADALEPAGVENAARMRMQDRWKIVLIDEFQDTDPVQWDVLRLAFAHVATLLLIGDPKQAIYAFRGGDVYTYLAAARTADARATLGQNWRSDAPLVAALQVLFDGAELGEQEIVVRPVRSAHAGSRLTGAPSGHPLRLRVATREQFGKGPRAKVYMDQVRPLIAEDLAADVARLLASGARFDERALVAGDVAVLVNTHVQGLIIREALAALDIPSVTAGAGSVYATAAGGDWLTLLEALEQPHRSARVRAAALTPFLGRTAEQLDRGGERLTDELGTLLRNWADLLQSRGVAALLELSFAEQGLPGRVLGEVDGERRLTDLRHLGQGLQAAAADEGLGLAALVEWLRRRRAEAAVETNTDRIRRLDSDAAAVQVMTLHVSKGLQYPVVYLPFAADRWVNSEPKVLQLHDNDGRRVLDVGGFQSTGRQERERRAAREQAGEALRLLYVGLTRGQSQVVMWWVPSSNTPDSGLHRLLFGRTPGSGEIPDTAALPGDDEVQRRLAELQARGGPAIESALPARYPRVPLPVVSDKGFAIGTFARSLDTAWRRASYSALSAAGDRSREAVASEPETGERDDEVMPEVVAVDDAPENALVPDELLVLHRTPSPMADLPAGTSFGTLVHAVLEHTDPQAADLSAELTQRSAEQLARHSGTMTAGQLAAALLPVLSTPLGPIADHLSLNDFSVADRLTELDFELPLAGGDHPTAEITLGQLAPLIRRHLPADDPLLHYADRLASPEMSWQPLRGYLTGSLDAVLRLPGPRYLIADYKTNWLGGDDAEPLSAWHYRPAALQQAMTHSDYPLQALLYSVALHRFLRWRQPGYDPDRHLGGAVYLYVRGMSGPATPLVDGLPCGVFGWRPPADLVRELSTLLDQGTP; encoded by the coding sequence ATGAATCTGTTGGAACCACGCCCCTTCGACATCCGGGATCCGTTGCCCACCGGCACCACGGTGCTGGAGGCCAGTGCCGGTACCGGCAAGACGTACACGGTCGGGGCTCTGGTGACCCGATACGTCGCCGAGGGCAGGGCGACCCTGGAGGAGTTGCTGGTCGTCACCTTCGGGCGGGCCGCGAGCCAGGAGCTGCGCGAGCGGGTGCGGGAGCAGTTGGTGGCCGCCGAGCGCGCCCTCGCGGACCCGGACACGGCGCGCATCGACAGCAACGATCTCATCGTGCTGCTCGCCGAGGCCGACGGGCCCGAGGTGGCGTTGCGTCGCCAGCGGCTGAGGCGGGCGCTCGCCGACTTCGACGCCGCCACCATCGCGACCACCCACCAGTTCTGCCAGCAGGTGCTGACCGGGCTCGGGGTGGCCGGCGACAGCGAGCCGGGAGCGACGCTGGTGGAGGACCTGGACGATCTGGTGGTCGAGGTGGTCGACGATCTCTACGTCCGGCGGTTCGGCGCCGCCGGTGCCGAGGCGCCGCAGATCGATCGGGCGATGGCCCTCGAGCTGGGCCGCCGGGCCGTCGGCGATCCCGGGGCCCGCCTGGAGCCTGCTGCTGAACCGGCGGACTCGTTGTCCGCGTTGCGGTTCCGTTTCGCAGGTGCGGTCAGGGCCGAGGTCGATCGGCGCAAGCGACAGCGCGGTCTGCTCGGCTACGATGACCTGCTGAGCCGTCTGGCCGATGCACTCGAGCCGGCCGGTGTCGAAAACGCGGCGCGGATGCGGATGCAGGACCGGTGGAAGATCGTCCTGATCGACGAGTTCCAGGACACCGATCCGGTCCAGTGGGACGTGTTGCGGCTGGCCTTCGCCCACGTCGCGACCCTTCTCCTGATCGGCGACCCGAAGCAGGCCATCTATGCGTTCCGCGGCGGCGACGTCTACACCTACCTGGCCGCCGCCCGGACGGCGGATGCGCGCGCCACCCTCGGTCAGAACTGGCGCAGCGACGCACCACTGGTGGCGGCGCTGCAGGTCCTGTTCGACGGCGCCGAACTCGGGGAGCAGGAGATCGTCGTCCGGCCGGTGCGTTCGGCGCACGCCGGCTCCCGGCTCACCGGGGCGCCGTCGGGTCATCCGTTGCGCCTGCGGGTGGCCACCAGGGAGCAGTTCGGCAAGGGTCCGCGGGCCAAGGTCTACATGGACCAGGTGCGACCGCTGATCGCCGAGGACCTCGCCGCCGACGTGGCGCGGTTGCTCGCCTCCGGGGCTCGTTTCGACGAACGTGCTTTGGTGGCTGGGGATGTCGCCGTGCTGGTGAACACCCACGTCCAGGGTCTGATCATCCGTGAGGCGCTGGCCGCGCTCGACATCCCGTCGGTGACGGCGGGAGCCGGGAGTGTCTACGCCACGGCGGCGGGCGGGGACTGGCTGACCCTGTTGGAGGCGCTGGAGCAGCCACACCGTTCGGCTCGGGTCCGCGCAGCGGCGCTGACGCCGTTCCTGGGGCGCACGGCCGAACAACTCGACCGCGGCGGCGAGCGGCTGACCGACGAACTGGGCACCCTCCTGCGGAACTGGGCGGATCTGTTGCAGTCCCGCGGAGTGGCTGCCCTGCTGGAGCTCTCGTTCGCCGAGCAGGGGCTGCCGGGCCGGGTGCTCGGTGAGGTGGACGGCGAGCGGCGGCTCACCGATCTCCGTCACCTCGGCCAGGGACTGCAGGCCGCCGCGGCGGACGAGGGTCTGGGGCTGGCCGCCCTGGTCGAGTGGCTGCGGCGTCGTCGGGCCGAAGCGGCCGTCGAGACGAACACCGACCGCATCCGACGGTTGGACAGCGACGCGGCCGCCGTCCAGGTGATGACGCTGCACGTGAGCAAGGGCCTGCAGTATCCGGTGGTGTACCTGCCGTTCGCGGCCGACCGCTGGGTCAACTCCGAGCCGAAGGTGTTGCAGCTGCACGACAACGACGGTCGGCGGGTGCTGGACGTCGGAGGATTCCAGTCGACCGGACGGCAGGAACGGGAGCGCCGGGCGGCCAGGGAGCAGGCCGGCGAAGCCCTGCGTCTGCTCTACGTCGGGCTGACCAGGGGGCAGTCCCAGGTCGTCATGTGGTGGGTGCCCTCGAGCAACACGCCGGACTCCGGCCTGCATCGGCTGTTGTTCGGCCGTACGCCGGGCAGCGGCGAGATCCCGGACACCGCTGCCCTGCCCGGTGATGACGAGGTCCAGCGGCGGCTGGCCGAACTGCAGGCCAGGGGCGGCCCCGCCATCGAATCCGCGCTGCCCGCCCGCTACCCCCGGGTGCCACTGCCGGTGGTCTCCGACAAGGGTTTTGCCATCGGCACTTTCGCCAGATCGCTGGACACCGCCTGGCGGCGGGCCTCCTACAGTGCGCTGTCGGCGGCCGGCGATCGGAGCCGGGAGGCGGTGGCCAGCGAGCCCGAGACCGGTGAACGGGACGACGAGGTGATGCCCGAGGTCGTGGCTGTCGATGATGCCCCCGAGAATGCGCTGGTTCCGGACGAATTGCTGGTACTGCACCGGACCCCCTCGCCCATGGCGGATCTGCCGGCCGGAACCTCGTTCGGCACCCTGGTGCACGCGGTGCTGGAGCACACCGACCCGCAGGCCGCCGATCTGTCCGCCGAACTCACCCAGCGCAGCGCCGAGCAGTTGGCGCGACACTCCGGCACGATGACGGCCGGACAGCTCGCGGCGGCGCTGCTCCCGGTGCTGTCCACCCCGCTCGGCCCGATCGCAGATCATCTGTCCCTGAACGACTTCAGCGTTGCCGATCGGCTGACGGAGCTGGACTTCGAGCTGCCCCTGGCCGGCGGTGACCATCCGACGGCCGAGATCACCCTGGGGCAATTGGCCCCGTTGATCCGTCGTCATCTGCCGGCCGACGACCCGCTCCTTCACTACGCCGACCGGCTGGCGTCCCCGGAGATGTCCTGGCAACCCTTGCGCGGGTACCTGACCGGAAGCCTGGACGCCGTGCTGCGACTGCCAGGGCCCCGCTACCTGATCGCCGACTACAAGACGAACTGGCTGGGCGGCGATGACGCAGAACCCCTGTCGGCGTGGCACTACCGGCCGGCGGCGCTGCAGCAGGCGATGACGCACTCCGACTATCCGCTGCAGGCTCTGCTGTATTCCGTTGCGCTGCACCGGTTCCTGCGCTGGCGGCAACCCGGCTACGATCCCGACCGGCACCTCGGCGGGGCGGTCTACCTGTACGTCCGCGGAATGTCCGGGCCGGCCACCCCCCTCGTCGACGGGCTGCCCTGCGGGGTCTTCGGCTGGCGTCCACCCGCTGACCTGGTGCGCGAACTGTCCACCCTGCTGGACCAGGGGACGCCATGA
- the recD gene encoding exodeoxyribonuclease V subunit alpha encodes MTTETGQIGELDPFDVRIASSATGLLRKFNQADVLTAADVHLAHRLSELAGEPDEEVRLALALTVRGVRGGSVCVDLREVSRIDPALDWPQLTRWVDKIRASPLVGPGRPLRWDLDLLYLDRYWRQEDQVRADLVARESQLPPPVDADLLGSSLDRLFGPHTDGAHTDGAHTDQRLAAEIAARRWTTVLGGGPGTGKTTTVARLLVVLHEQHGPGLRVALAAPTGKAAVRLQEAVRHVVATDFDVADQERLGAVNASTLHRLLGSRPGDGTRFRHDRDNRLPHDVVVVDETSMLSLTLMARLLEALRPDSRLVLVGDPDQLASVEAGAVLADLVAGLSARPLSAQGVRPVVVLTHNWRFGSGIGDLAATVRAGDADGALAVLGRGEDALDLETSESQIRGDVVHAATAIRDAAKSGDARGALQQLDRHRVLCAHRTGPFGVQTWSRKIERWLAEVPGDPREGEWYVGRPLLMTVNDYALGLFNGDTGVVVRQPDGSARAVFARGDELVDFAPSRLADVQTVHAMTVHRSQGSQFERVTVVLPPADSPLATREMLYTALTRAEQHVRLVGSETELRASIERPAARASGLRRRLST; translated from the coding sequence ATGACGACGGAGACCGGCCAGATCGGGGAGCTGGACCCCTTCGACGTCCGGATCGCCTCCAGCGCAACGGGCCTGCTGCGAAAGTTCAACCAGGCCGACGTGCTGACAGCAGCCGACGTGCACCTCGCCCACCGGCTCTCGGAGCTGGCCGGGGAGCCGGACGAGGAGGTCCGGCTGGCGTTGGCCCTGACCGTCCGCGGCGTCCGCGGCGGTTCGGTCTGCGTCGATCTGAGGGAGGTGTCCAGGATCGACCCCGCGCTGGACTGGCCGCAGCTGACGAGGTGGGTGGACAAGATCAGGGCCAGCCCGCTGGTCGGCCCGGGACGACCGCTGCGATGGGACCTCGACCTGCTCTACCTGGACCGGTACTGGCGGCAGGAGGACCAGGTGCGGGCGGACCTGGTGGCCAGGGAGTCGCAGCTGCCGCCTCCGGTGGATGCAGACCTGTTGGGCAGCAGTCTGGATCGACTGTTCGGCCCGCACACCGACGGCGCGCACACCGACGGCGCGCACACCGACCAGCGACTGGCCGCCGAGATCGCCGCCCGGCGTTGGACGACCGTTCTCGGGGGTGGCCCGGGGACGGGCAAGACGACGACCGTGGCCAGGCTTCTGGTCGTCCTGCACGAGCAGCACGGGCCAGGGCTCCGGGTGGCACTGGCGGCCCCCACCGGCAAGGCGGCCGTCCGCCTGCAGGAGGCTGTCCGACACGTCGTCGCCACCGACTTCGACGTCGCCGACCAGGAACGGCTCGGTGCCGTGAACGCCTCCACCCTGCACCGTCTGCTCGGCAGCCGGCCCGGTGACGGCACCCGGTTCCGGCACGACCGCGACAACCGGCTGCCCCACGACGTGGTGGTTGTGGACGAGACGTCGATGCTGTCGCTGACGCTGATGGCGCGCCTGCTGGAGGCGCTCCGGCCGGACAGCAGGCTGGTGCTGGTCGGTGATCCCGACCAACTGGCCTCGGTGGAGGCCGGGGCGGTGCTGGCCGACCTGGTCGCCGGCCTGAGTGCCCGACCGCTCTCCGCGCAGGGGGTGCGGCCGGTGGTGGTGCTGACCCACAACTGGCGATTCGGCAGCGGCATCGGCGATCTCGCCGCGACGGTGCGGGCCGGTGACGCCGACGGCGCGCTCGCCGTGCTGGGCCGTGGCGAGGATGCGCTGGACCTGGAGACCTCCGAGTCGCAGATCCGGGGCGACGTGGTCCATGCGGCGACCGCGATCCGGGACGCGGCCAAGAGCGGCGATGCCAGGGGCGCGCTGCAACAGCTCGACAGGCATCGGGTGCTCTGCGCGCACCGCACCGGACCGTTCGGCGTGCAGACCTGGAGCCGCAAGATCGAACGCTGGCTGGCCGAGGTCCCCGGCGATCCCCGGGAGGGTGAGTGGTACGTCGGACGCCCGCTGCTGATGACGGTGAACGACTACGCCCTCGGGCTTTTCAACGGTGACACCGGCGTGGTGGTACGGCAACCGGACGGCAGCGCCCGGGCGGTCTTCGCCAGGGGTGACGAACTCGTCGACTTCGCCCCGAGTCGCCTCGCCGACGTGCAGACGGTGCACGCGATGACCGTGCACCGCAGCCAGGGCAGCCAGTTCGAGCGGGTCACCGTCGTCCTCCCTCCCGCCGATTCACCGCTGGCCACCAGGGAAATGCTCTACACCGCGCTGACCAGGGCCGAGCAGCACGTACGCCTGGTGGGCAGCGAAACCGAGCTGCGCGCCTCCATTGAGCGGCCCGCGGCCAGGGCCAGCGGACTGCGCCGGCGGCTCTCGACCTAG